One Candidatus Binataceae bacterium DNA segment encodes these proteins:
- the mauD gene encoding methylamine dehydrogenase accessory protein MauD, giving the protein MHDALAISQVVLWIIVVILAATVLALARQIGVLHERIAPMGALTIDKGPKVGDAAPIFDLHALNQSPVTLGGPSASGLSTMLMFVSPTCPVCKKLLPIVRSIAASETQWLRVVFTSDGEEPAQQEFVRRHRLESFPLVLSSELGTTYRVSKLPYAVLIDEEGRIRAKGLVNTREHLESIIQAKQMGVASVQDYLRARHEPAVPPNGSRDGNRDG; this is encoded by the coding sequence ATGCATGATGCACTCGCGATCTCGCAGGTAGTGCTGTGGATCATCGTGGTCATCCTGGCCGCGACGGTGCTGGCGCTCGCACGGCAGATTGGAGTGTTGCACGAGAGAATCGCGCCGATGGGGGCGCTGACCATAGACAAGGGACCGAAAGTCGGTGATGCCGCGCCCATCTTTGATCTCCACGCGCTGAATCAAAGCCCGGTGACTCTCGGCGGGCCAAGCGCGAGCGGTCTTAGTACCATGCTCATGTTCGTGTCCCCGACCTGTCCGGTGTGCAAGAAGCTGTTGCCGATCGTCAGATCTATAGCCGCGAGCGAGACGCAGTGGCTGCGCGTGGTCTTCACGAGCGATGGCGAGGAGCCCGCGCAGCAGGAGTTTGTCCGCCGCCATCGGCTTGAATCATTTCCCCTGGTACTATCGAGCGAACTCGGAACGACCTACCGAGTGAGCAAGCTTCCTTACGCGGTGCTGATCGACGAGGAAGGACGCATCCGCGCCAAGGGCCTGGTTAACACTCGCGAACACCTTGAGAGCATAATCCAGGCCAAGCAGATGGGAGTCGCGTCCGTTCAGGACTACCTGCGAGCCCGGCACGAACCTGCGGTGCCTCCCAACGGGTCGCGCGACGGGAACCGCGATGGATAA
- a CDS encoding amine dehydrogenase large subunit, giving the protein MVKRTGIVALLMCLSVASGAARAQLPPDQMTSYTLGAPQPHWAFILDSMFLAPSVSRVHIVDLDAQKLLGQVNGGYYSNFEYSPDHREMYTIDTFYSRSWHGTRSDEVSIFDASTLLYKSEIHIPPKRILIVPKINTTGLTPDGRFMMIANLTPSTSVSVVDLKARKFVGEIETGGCVQVLVAGNRKFASMCPDGSLLTVHLDESGKVMGRKQSKPFFDPNKDPVFDQPIVVGSTAYFPSYHGNLYPVDLSGDTAQGESEWPLTTEEDRKANWRPGGWLSIAASEKGDQLYVLMHQGGEWTHKQAGREVWVFDTGRKTRIGRIPLKTEGYSIRVSRGPNPILESLALMQSQIETYTAPEGKYLGVFKDIGTSFLVSGP; this is encoded by the coding sequence ATGGTCAAGCGAACAGGCATTGTCGCCCTGCTCATGTGTCTCAGCGTGGCTTCCGGGGCGGCACGCGCGCAACTTCCGCCCGACCAGATGACCTCCTATACGCTGGGTGCTCCGCAGCCCCACTGGGCCTTCATCCTGGACTCGATGTTCCTCGCGCCCTCGGTCAGCAGGGTGCACATCGTCGACCTCGACGCGCAGAAACTGCTCGGGCAGGTCAACGGCGGCTACTACAGCAATTTCGAGTACTCGCCCGACCATCGCGAGATGTATACCATCGACACCTTCTATTCGCGCTCCTGGCACGGGACGCGCAGCGATGAGGTCTCGATCTTCGATGCGAGCACGCTGCTTTACAAAAGTGAGATCCACATCCCGCCCAAACGGATCCTTATAGTTCCCAAGATCAACACCACCGGCCTCACTCCCGATGGCCGGTTCATGATGATCGCAAACCTTACCCCGTCCACCTCGGTCAGCGTGGTGGATCTCAAAGCGCGCAAGTTCGTCGGTGAAATCGAAACCGGCGGCTGCGTGCAGGTGCTGGTCGCCGGCAACCGCAAATTCGCTTCGATGTGCCCTGACGGGTCGCTGCTGACGGTCCACCTCGACGAGTCGGGCAAGGTCATGGGCCGCAAGCAATCGAAGCCATTCTTCGATCCCAACAAGGATCCGGTATTCGATCAGCCGATCGTGGTCGGCAGCACCGCGTACTTCCCTTCCTATCATGGCAACCTCTACCCGGTGGATTTGTCGGGCGACACCGCGCAGGGCGAAAGCGAGTGGCCACTCACTACCGAGGAAGATCGCAAGGCGAACTGGCGTCCCGGCGGATGGCTCTCCATCGCCGCCAGTGAGAAAGGCGACCAGCTGTATGTGCTCATGCATCAGGGCGGCGAGTGGACCCACAAACAGGCGGGCAGGGAAGTATGGGTCTTTGACACCGGGCGCAAAACCCGGATCGGCCGCATCCCGCTCAAGACCGAGGGGTATTCGATTCGTGTGAGCCGGGGGCCCAATCCGATTCTCGAGAGTCTCGCGCTCATGCAAAGCCAGATCGAAACCTACACTGCACCCGAGGGCAAGTACCTGGGCGTGTTTAAAGATATAGGCACGTCCTTCCTGGTATCCGGTCCTTAA
- a CDS encoding cytochrome c has translation MIARSLGAVTMLLVFVAATPACAESPQNLYTLNCWGCHRANGEGVAGTAPPLINAADFLKVPGGREYLIRVPGVSQSMLDDADTALVMNWILETFSKGRVPDDVKPFTAAEIHHARAEPHLFDITEIRTQLLRKMVAMKIRSSPVDATAHAGPNSVATPPIEE, from the coding sequence ATGATCGCACGCTCTCTCGGCGCCGTTACGATGCTCCTGGTTTTCGTGGCTGCGACACCGGCGTGCGCCGAGTCGCCGCAGAATTTATACACCTTGAACTGCTGGGGTTGTCACCGCGCCAACGGCGAAGGCGTCGCGGGTACTGCGCCGCCGCTCATCAACGCGGCGGATTTTCTCAAAGTACCGGGAGGACGCGAATATCTGATCCGGGTTCCCGGGGTCTCCCAATCGATGCTCGACGACGCCGACACGGCGCTGGTGATGAACTGGATTCTCGAAACCTTCAGCAAAGGCCGGGTTCCGGACGATGTTAAGCCTTTCACGGCAGCGGAAATTCACCACGCGCGCGCCGAGCCGCATCTGTTCGACATCACCGAAATCCGTACCCAACTGTTAAGAAAGATGGTCGCGATGAAGATTAGATCTTCCCCGGTGGATGCGACAGCGCACGCGGGGCCCAATTCGGTGGCTACCCCGCCGATCGAGGAGTGA
- the mauA gene encoding methylamine dehydrogenase (amicyanin) small subunit, producing MDKIVEGLTRAVAQRSSRRSFIARLGRLITGGMIIPLLPVDRAAAQSVAGSPAAQATPKPNPNDDHTCDYWKYCAIDGYLCSCCGGGSHDCPPGATPSPTSWVGTCRHPADGKDYIVSYRDCCGKNPCGRCLCANTVGEMPLYRTQLNSDLIWCFGAPTMVYHCSTAEIVGLK from the coding sequence ATGGATAAGATAGTGGAAGGGCTGACCCGCGCGGTCGCACAGCGCTCCTCGAGGCGCAGCTTCATCGCGCGCCTGGGCAGGCTGATCACGGGCGGAATGATCATTCCGCTCCTGCCCGTGGATCGCGCCGCCGCGCAGAGCGTGGCTGGCTCGCCCGCGGCGCAAGCGACGCCCAAGCCGAATCCCAACGACGATCACACCTGCGACTATTGGAAATACTGTGCAATCGATGGCTACTTGTGCAGCTGCTGCGGTGGCGGTTCGCACGATTGTCCGCCCGGCGCGACGCCATCGCCGACTTCGTGGGTCGGTACCTGCCGGCATCCGGCAGACGGCAAAGACTACATCGTCAGCTACCGCGACTGCTGCGGCAAGAACCCCTGCGGACGCTGCCTGTGTGCCAACACCGTGGGCGAGATGCCTCTGTACCGGACGCAACTCAACAGCGACCTTATCTGGTGCTTCGGCGCCCCAACGATGGTTTATCACTGCTCGACCGCCGAAATCGTCGGGCTCAAGTAA
- a CDS encoding cytochrome c, which produces MAWVFPLLAVTPARAQAPPAFQQRCAVCHQENGSGVPGIFPPLNDTIGPYVRLPQGRTFLIHLLLFGMNGAIKSHGTIYEGFMPPAADLSDSDLAEAINYVLGTLNAGTLPHDFQPFTPMEFKTARTSRLTVTDVFYEREKLIASLDKGASATSVR; this is translated from the coding sequence GTGGCCTGGGTTTTCCCGCTGCTGGCTGTTACTCCGGCGCGCGCTCAGGCACCGCCCGCGTTCCAGCAGCGCTGCGCCGTGTGCCATCAGGAGAACGGGAGTGGGGTTCCCGGAATATTTCCGCCGCTTAACGATACGATTGGTCCCTACGTCCGGCTTCCACAGGGACGGACCTTTCTGATTCACCTGCTGCTCTTCGGAATGAACGGCGCGATCAAATCGCACGGCACCATCTATGAGGGCTTCATGCCGCCGGCCGCTGATTTGAGTGATAGCGATCTGGCCGAGGCCATCAACTATGTGCTCGGGACCCTCAATGCTGGCACCCTTCCCCACGACTTCCAGCCGTTTACACCGATGGAATTCAAAACGGCACGCACGAGCCGGCTGACAGTTACCGACGTCTTCTACGAACGCGAAAAACTGATCGCGTCGCTCGACAAAGGCGCGAGCGCGACCTCTGTCAGGTGA
- a CDS encoding MauE/DoxX family redox-associated membrane protein — protein sequence MNLDPTIVAIACATSATIFLGSAALKFSQPMEFRAAVESYRLVPEAMAAVLGWIVPALELAGATGLVVAATRGAGALLLLTLIAAFTGAIALNLARGRRDLDCGCFGPLLRQPLSGWLIARNGLLAFLVLAAFTPGDARPLTSLDYLTIAAAAAAMVILYGAANYLLATAPKIAALRTRDA from the coding sequence ATGAATCTCGATCCGACCATTGTCGCGATTGCTTGCGCCACCAGCGCTACCATTTTTCTCGGCTCGGCGGCGCTTAAGTTCTCGCAGCCGATGGAATTTCGCGCCGCGGTTGAGAGCTATCGGCTGGTGCCCGAGGCGATGGCGGCCGTGCTTGGGTGGATCGTTCCAGCACTTGAGCTGGCGGGCGCGACTGGGTTGGTGGTGGCCGCCACGCGAGGCGCCGGCGCGCTTCTGCTACTTACCCTGATCGCGGCGTTTACCGGTGCGATCGCGCTCAACCTGGCGCGCGGCCGACGCGACCTCGATTGCGGATGCTTCGGACCGCTGCTGCGTCAGCCGCTCAGCGGATGGCTGATCGCGCGCAACGGCCTGCTCGCGTTCCTGGTGCTGGCCGCGTTCACCCCCGGCGACGCGCGCCCGCTGACCTCGCTCGATTACCTAACCATCGCCGCCGCCGCGGCCGCGATGGTGATTCTCTACGGGGCTGCTAACTACCTGCTTGCTACGGCGCCAAAAATCGCGGCTTTGAGGACACGCGATGCATGA